The proteins below are encoded in one region of Nitrosomonas ureae:
- a CDS encoding VOC family protein: protein MPNVLIQPYIMFGGCCEEALEFYRTALDAQIDMLMRFQESPDPTPPGMLPPGFENKVMHASFRIADNVLMASDGCEEGQEFKGFSLSISVTTEAEANRYFSALSNGGQVQMPLAKTFWSPCFGMLTDRFGISWMINVVTTDCTE from the coding sequence ATGCCAAACGTACTGATTCAACCCTATATCATGTTCGGCGGGTGCTGCGAAGAGGCGCTCGAATTCTACCGTACCGCTCTGGATGCGCAGATCGATATGCTGATGCGCTTCCAGGAAAGCCCGGATCCCACCCCACCCGGCATGCTACCGCCGGGTTTTGAAAACAAGGTCATGCATGCCAGTTTTCGCATCGCCGACAATGTGTTAATGGCTTCGGACGGTTGCGAAGAAGGCCAGGAATTCAAAGGTTTTTCCCTGTCGATCTCGGTTACCACCGAAGCCGAGGCGAATCGTTATTTTTCTGCGCTTTCCAATGGCGGCCAGGTGCAAATGCCATTGGCCAAAACATTCTGGTCACCGTGCTTCGGCATGCTCACTGACCGTTTCGGTATCAGTTGGATGATCAATGTCGTGACGACCGATTGCACCGAATGA
- a CDS encoding S41 family peptidase — protein sequence MSNVIRKTGLILIGVIAGIMLSLNFSAIAKKENIEAIHPLPIEELRTFAQVFGRIKSDYVESVEDKKLITEAINGMLVGLDPHSSYLDKDEYKELQIGTQGEFGGLGIQVTMEDGVVKVISPIEDTPAFRAGIKTGDLIVKLDDTIVKGMSLNDAIKLMRGKPKTSIKITIVREGETEPLIFNLVRDIIKIQSVKSKMLEPGYAYIRITQFQEQTGENLAQAIRTLFGENKGEMKGLILDLRNDPGGLLNGAVAVSAAFLPENALVVYTEGRSPDAKMKLHANPEFYLRGPDKDYLKGLPSAAKTVPMITLVNGGSASASEIVAGALQDHKRSIVMGSQTFGKGSVQTILPLGNNTAIKLTTARYYTPNGQSIQAQGITPDILDETDDNDDQRLRESDLNRHLSNGKKTEKTMTSGTEKTGSKPAGDKKDKKDKKNKDTKNSAPLEFGSEEDQLLKQAMNYFKGIPSSPPEPSDESDS from the coding sequence ATGAGTAATGTAATCAGAAAAACAGGTTTAATTCTAATTGGAGTAATTGCTGGAATTATGCTCAGTTTGAATTTCTCCGCCATTGCCAAAAAAGAAAATATTGAAGCCATCCATCCATTACCAATCGAAGAATTACGCACCTTCGCGCAGGTTTTTGGCCGTATCAAAAGTGACTACGTTGAATCGGTAGAAGACAAAAAACTGATTACTGAAGCTATCAATGGCATGCTTGTTGGATTGGATCCTCATTCTTCGTATCTTGATAAAGACGAATATAAGGAACTACAAATTGGAACACAAGGCGAATTCGGTGGGCTAGGTATCCAAGTAACTATGGAAGACGGTGTAGTAAAAGTAATTTCCCCCATCGAAGACACCCCGGCATTTCGTGCGGGTATTAAAACTGGCGATCTGATCGTCAAATTGGATGACACCATTGTAAAAGGCATGTCGCTCAATGATGCGATCAAGCTCATGCGCGGCAAACCCAAAACCTCGATAAAAATTACGATAGTACGGGAAGGCGAGACAGAACCACTGATTTTTAATTTAGTACGTGACATCATAAAAATTCAGAGTGTCAAATCAAAAATGCTCGAACCCGGCTACGCTTATATCCGAATTACGCAATTTCAAGAGCAAACTGGCGAGAATTTGGCGCAAGCAATCAGAACTCTATTCGGTGAAAACAAGGGAGAAATGAAAGGTCTAATATTGGATTTGCGAAACGATCCAGGAGGATTACTTAATGGGGCAGTTGCAGTCTCGGCTGCTTTTCTGCCGGAAAATGCACTGGTCGTTTACACTGAAGGACGTAGCCCGGACGCAAAAATGAAATTACATGCCAACCCGGAGTTTTATTTGCGCGGACCTGATAAAGATTACTTAAAAGGCTTACCCTCCGCAGCAAAAACCGTACCCATGATTACGCTGGTCAATGGTGGCTCCGCTTCAGCATCCGAAATTGTTGCAGGCGCTCTACAAGATCATAAACGCTCCATCGTTATGGGATCACAAACATTTGGTAAAGGATCGGTGCAAACAATATTGCCATTAGGAAATAATACTGCGATTAAATTAACAACCGCGCGTTACTACACGCCCAATGGACAATCTATTCAGGCACAGGGCATTACACCTGACATTCTGGATGAAACTGACGACAATGATGATCAACGCCTGCGTGAATCAGATTTGAATCGCCACTTGTCCAATGGCAAAAAAACTGAGAAGACAATGACTTCCGGAACAGAGAAAACAGGATCAAAACCTGCAGGTGACAAAAAAGATAAGAAAGATAAAAAGAACAAAGACACAAAAAATAGTGCTCCTCTCGAGTTCGGTTCGGAAGAAGATCAACTATTAAAACAAGCCATGAATTACTTTAAAGGCATTCCCTCATCCCCACCAGAACCCAGTGATGAAAGCGATAGCTGA
- the slmA gene encoding nucleoid occlusion factor SlmA, translating to MEHISSSEKSSEKKDEILQALAEMLEHPQRLKITTAALAMKLGISQSSVYRCFPNKAQMFEALIEFIEKTLFVLINKILQEGHSATQKIENLLLLLLGFSRKNPGMTRILVNDVLINENEHLQFRVNQLHDRLEATLKQALRFAASDGQINRNVNVTACANLLLCFVIGRWYQFVKSEFARDPLADWEVQRLILLPSKLL from the coding sequence TTGGAACATATATCTTCATCAGAAAAATCAAGTGAGAAAAAAGATGAGATCTTGCAAGCTTTGGCGGAGATGCTGGAGCATCCGCAGAGACTCAAGATAACCACTGCAGCATTAGCCATGAAGCTGGGAATCTCTCAATCATCCGTATACCGTTGTTTCCCCAATAAAGCGCAAATGTTTGAAGCGCTGATAGAATTTATTGAAAAGACTTTGTTTGTGCTGATCAATAAGATTTTGCAAGAAGGGCATTCCGCTACCCAAAAGATTGAAAATTTGTTGCTGCTATTGTTAGGATTTTCGCGCAAGAATCCGGGCATGACGCGCATTCTGGTGAACGATGTCTTGATCAATGAAAATGAGCATTTACAATTTCGCGTTAACCAGTTACATGACAGATTGGAAGCCACCCTGAAACAAGCGTTACGCTTTGCTGCTTCCGACGGACAGATCAATCGAAATGTGAATGTTACGGCGTGCGCTAATTTATTGTTGTGCTTTGTGATTGGCCGCTGGTATCAGTTCGTCAAAAGTGAATTTGCGCGGGATCCCCTGGCAGACTGGGAAGTTCAGCGACTGATTTTGTTACCTTCCAAGCTACTTTGA
- the gpmA gene encoding 2,3-diphosphoglycerate-dependent phosphoglycerate mutase, protein MKKIVLLRHGESTWNQENRFTGWTDVDLTPTGIQEAQSAGQLLREHGFTFDIAYTSVLKRAIRTLWIVLDEMDQMWIPIEHTWRLNERHYGALQGLNKIEIATQYGDEQVLIWRRSYDVRPPALNIDDQRYAGADPRYKDLARNDIPLTECLKDTVTRFLPYWNTTIAPQIQTGKSVIIAAHGNSLRALVKYLDNVSDNDILNCNIPTGIPLVYELDDNLKPIRNYYLGNPAAIHEAMKIVANQGKPVG, encoded by the coding sequence ATGAAAAAAATTGTTCTCCTACGCCACGGAGAAAGCACTTGGAATCAAGAAAATCGATTTACTGGTTGGACAGATGTTGATTTAACCCCCACCGGCATTCAAGAAGCTCAAAGTGCCGGACAGCTTTTACGCGAGCATGGATTTACATTTGATATCGCCTACACATCCGTTCTCAAGCGCGCTATTCGGACTTTATGGATAGTGCTGGACGAAATGGATCAGATGTGGATTCCAATAGAACATACGTGGCGATTGAATGAGCGGCATTATGGCGCACTGCAAGGTCTTAATAAAATTGAAATAGCAACCCAATATGGTGACGAACAAGTCCTGATTTGGCGGCGAAGCTATGATGTCAGACCACCTGCGTTGAACATTGATGATCAACGTTATGCGGGAGCTGACCCACGTTATAAAGATTTAGCGCGTAACGATATTCCTTTAACTGAGTGCCTTAAAGATACAGTTACACGATTTTTACCCTATTGGAACACAACTATTGCACCTCAGATCCAAACTGGCAAGAGCGTGATAATTGCCGCTCATGGAAATTCATTAAGAGCACTTGTCAAATATCTAGATAATGTTTCCGACAATGATATTCTCAATTGCAACATCCCTACCGGTATTCCATTAGTATATGAACTGGATGATAATTTAAAACCAATACGGAATTATTATCTTGGAAATCCAGCTGCTATTCATGAAGCAATGAAGATTGTAGCTAACCAAGGAAAACCAGTTGGTTAA
- a CDS encoding murein hydrolase activator EnvC family protein: MLTFICPLSASSSNQENLRLLRERIQLLHKDLANKESLKQNTTNTLRKTEQTINDISHKLTELIANDRKAIEEYKQLQARHHIISEEIKIEQSRLEKLLYQQYIGGQHNYLHLLLNQYDPNQIARNAYYYQQFAFARSDSITALRKNQHEILTLTEMSRHKKKEIAAIQAQYHDERKKLEHEKNKQQRILSQVSDSITQKQQELNTLKNDEKRITRLVNEINKFIAQEKSSTNSQINTKLPDASIANTPFPSLKGKLNLPVRGKLVNTFGGQRSGKHITWKGLFIQAPKGSDVKAISRGRVVFADWLRGFGNLIILDHGNNYMSLYGNNTTLHKQVGDMILGGDTIATVGNSDGNANSGLYFELRHRGKPFDPLTWIKIE, encoded by the coding sequence GTGTTGACTTTTATTTGTCCCCTTTCAGCATCCTCAAGTAATCAAGAAAATCTCAGACTGTTACGTGAACGCATCCAATTACTCCACAAAGATTTAGCTAATAAAGAATCATTAAAGCAAAATACAACGAACACATTACGTAAAACTGAACAAACAATCAATGACATCTCTCACAAATTGACCGAACTCATTGCAAATGACCGGAAAGCCATTGAAGAATACAAACAACTACAAGCTCGGCATCATATAATCAGTGAAGAAATCAAAATCGAACAAAGTCGACTAGAGAAATTGCTTTACCAGCAATATATCGGAGGGCAGCACAATTATTTACACTTACTGTTAAACCAATATGATCCCAATCAAATTGCTCGAAACGCCTATTATTACCAACAATTCGCGTTTGCTCGTTCGGATAGCATTACGGCTCTGAGAAAGAATCAACATGAAATTTTGACGCTCACTGAAATGAGTCGCCACAAGAAAAAAGAAATTGCTGCCATCCAAGCCCAATATCATGATGAGCGCAAAAAACTTGAGCATGAAAAAAACAAACAGCAAAGGATACTATCACAAGTATCTGATAGTATTACTCAGAAACAACAAGAGCTTAACACGCTTAAAAATGACGAAAAACGCATTACTCGCTTAGTTAATGAGATTAATAAGTTCATCGCTCAAGAGAAATCCAGCACCAATTCTCAGATTAATACTAAGCTCCCGGATGCTTCTATAGCAAATACTCCTTTCCCGTCACTCAAGGGTAAATTAAATTTACCTGTGCGCGGGAAACTTGTGAATACTTTTGGAGGTCAACGTTCAGGTAAGCATATAACGTGGAAAGGTCTGTTTATACAAGCGCCTAAAGGCAGCGACGTTAAAGCCATTTCAAGAGGGAGGGTCGTATTTGCTGACTGGTTGAGAGGTTTTGGTAATTTGATAATTTTGGATCATGGAAACAACTATATGAGCCTTTATGGTAATAATACAACACTCCATAAACAAGTAGGTGACATGATTCTCGGTGGAGATACAATAGCCACCGTAGGAAATAGCGATGGTAATGCAAATTCAGGTCTATACTTTGAACTTCGTCATAGGGGCAAACCCTTCGATCCTTTGACGTGGATAAAAATAGAATAA
- a CDS encoding HesA/MoeB/ThiF family protein, with amino-acid sequence MNDHQLLRYSRHILLPQIDIAGQEKLNHSRALIVGAGGLGSPIALYLAASGIGNLIICDGDQVDLTNLQRQIMHDSQSIGIAKVVSAKQSLARINPEINVTAIHEQVGADKLLQLTAEVDVVIDASDNFNTRYRINQACVINKKPLVSGAAVRFNGQISVFDLRHDDSPCYHCLYPDTGNQEDMPCAIMGVFSPIVGIIGSMQAAEALKILLNIGASLNGRLQLLDGLTMNWHSIHLHKDPACPICQSSVPV; translated from the coding sequence GTGAATGACCACCAACTGCTGCGATACAGCCGCCATATCCTGCTCCCACAAATTGATATTGCGGGGCAGGAAAAACTTAATCACTCTCGCGCATTAATTGTCGGAGCAGGCGGCTTAGGCTCTCCCATAGCACTTTACCTTGCTGCCAGCGGAATTGGCAACCTGATCATTTGTGATGGCGATCAGGTTGATTTGACTAATTTGCAACGACAAATTATGCATGATAGCCAATCAATCGGTATTGCAAAAGTTGTTTCAGCTAAACAATCACTGGCCAGAATCAACCCGGAAATCAATGTCACTGCAATCCATGAGCAAGTAGGCGCTGATAAATTACTACAACTCACAGCGGAAGTTGATGTAGTTATTGATGCCAGTGACAACTTCAATACGCGATACCGTATTAATCAAGCCTGCGTTATTAATAAGAAACCCTTAGTTTCAGGTGCTGCAGTGCGTTTCAATGGCCAGATCAGCGTGTTTGATCTACGTCATGACGATAGTCCCTGCTATCACTGCCTATACCCGGACACAGGAAATCAAGAAGATATGCCCTGCGCCATCATGGGCGTTTTTTCACCGATCGTGGGCATAATCGGCTCAATGCAGGCCGCAGAAGCACTAAAAATTCTGCTGAATATTGGCGCAAGCCTGAATGGCCGCTTGCAATTACTCGATGGCCTCACGATGAATTGGCACTCCATCCATCTACATAAAGATCCTGCGTGCCCCATATGCCAATCATCAGTACCAGTATAA